Proteins from a single region of Aythya fuligula isolate bAytFul2 chromosome 3, bAytFul2.pri, whole genome shotgun sequence:
- the SUPT7L gene encoding STAGA complex 65 subunit gamma isoform X2 yields MLRYWGEIPVSSSQANRSSFDLLQREFRTVEVQDPPLHQPSANKPRPTTMLDIPSEPCSLTIHTIQLIQHNRRLRGLIAMAQAQNQQQAEGIKTEDNEPLPSCPASPPLPDDLLPLDSKTPKMPFQLRHSDPESDFYRGKGEPVTELSWSSCRQLLYQSMATILAHTGFECANESVLETLTDIAHEYCLKFTKLLRFAVDREARLGHTPFPDVMEQVFHEVGIGSVLSLQKFWQHRIKDYHSYMLQVSKQLSEEYEKIVNPEKAAEDTKPVKIKEEPVSDITFPISEELEGDLASGDQSLPVGVLGAQSERFSANLEVEASPQTSGAEVNASPLWNLSQVKMEPQENEEANVHGHGVLGSDVFEEPMSGMSEAGMPQSPNGSESSYGSHSADSLMGSSPVFNQRCKKKMKKM; encoded by the exons ATGCTGCGGTACTGGGGTGAGATCCCCGTTTCGTCCAGCCAGGCCAACCGCAGCTCCTTCGACCTGCTTCAGCGCGAGTTTCGCACCGTGGAAGTCCAGGACCCGCCGCTGCACCAGCCCTCCGCCAACAAGCCCCGGCCCACCACCATGCTGGACATCCCCTCCGAGCCCTGCAGCCTCACCATCCACACCATCCAGCTCATCCAGCACAACAGGCGGCTGCGCGGCCTCATCGCCATGGCCCAGGCTCAaaaccagcagcaggcagagggcaTCAAGACTGAAGACAACGAGCCTCTGCCCTCTTGCCCGgcctccccacctctccccgATGACCTGCTTCCTCTGGACAGCAAAACTCCCAAAATGCCGTTTCAGCTGAGGCACAGTGACCCAGAGAGTGACTTTTACAG AGGAAAAGGGGAGCCCGTGACCGAGCTGAGCTGGTCCTCCTGCCGGCAGCTCCTCTACCAGTCCATGGCCACCATCCTGGCTCACACAGGCTTCGAGTGTGCCAACGAGAGCGTCCTGGAGACCCTGACAGACATCGCCCACGAGTATTGCCTGAAGTTCACCAAGCTGCTGCGCTTTGCTGTGGATCGGGAAGCTCGACTAGGGCACACGCCCTTCCCGGACGTCATGGAGCAGGTCTTCCACGAAGTGGGCATTGGCAGCGTGCTCTCGCTGCAGAAGTTCTGGCAGCACCGCATCAAGGATTACCACAGCTACATGCTTCAG GTTAGCAAGCAGCTCTCTGAAGAGTATGAAAAGATTGTCAACcctgaaaaggcagcagaagacACAAAGCCAGTGAAGATTAAGGAGGAACCTGTTAGCGATATCACTTTCCCCATAAGTGAGGAGCTGGAAGGAGATCTGGCTTCTGGTGACCAGTCTCTGCCAGTTGGAGTCCTTGGAGCTCAAAGTGAGCGATTCTCTGCAAACTTGGAGGTAGAAGCTTCCCCGCAAACTTCAG gGGCTGAGGTGAATGCTTCCCCTCTCTGGAACTTATCACAGGTGAAAATGGAGCCACAGGAGAACGAAGAGGCCAATGTACATGGCCATGGGGTCCTAGGCAGTGATGTCTTTGAGGAACCTATGTCAGGCATGAGTGAAGCTGGGATGCCACAGAGCCCCAATGGCTCGGAGAGCAGCTATGGTTCTCATTCTGCTGACAGCCTGATGGGATCCTCGCCTGTCTTCAACCAGCGCtgcaagaaaaagatgaagaagatgTGA
- the SUPT7L gene encoding STAGA complex 65 subunit gamma isoform X1, translating to MLRYWGEIPVSSSQANRSSFDLLQREFRTVEVQDPPLHQPSANKPRPTTMLDIPSEPCSLTIHTIQLIQHNRRLRGLIAMAQAQNQQQAEGIKTEDNEPLPSCPASPPLPDDLLPLDSKTPKMPFQLRHSDPESDFYRGKGEPVTELSWSSCRQLLYQSMATILAHTGFECANESVLETLTDIAHEYCLKFTKLLRFAVDREARLGHTPFPDVMEQVFHEVGIGSVLSLQKFWQHRIKDYHSYMLQVSKQLSEEYEKIVNPEKAAEDTKPVKIKEEPVSDITFPISEELEGDLASGDQSLPVGVLGAQSERFSANLEVEASPQTSGRGAEVNASPLWNLSQVKMEPQENEEANVHGHGVLGSDVFEEPMSGMSEAGMPQSPNGSESSYGSHSADSLMGSSPVFNQRCKKKMKKM from the exons ATGCTGCGGTACTGGGGTGAGATCCCCGTTTCGTCCAGCCAGGCCAACCGCAGCTCCTTCGACCTGCTTCAGCGCGAGTTTCGCACCGTGGAAGTCCAGGACCCGCCGCTGCACCAGCCCTCCGCCAACAAGCCCCGGCCCACCACCATGCTGGACATCCCCTCCGAGCCCTGCAGCCTCACCATCCACACCATCCAGCTCATCCAGCACAACAGGCGGCTGCGCGGCCTCATCGCCATGGCCCAGGCTCAaaaccagcagcaggcagagggcaTCAAGACTGAAGACAACGAGCCTCTGCCCTCTTGCCCGgcctccccacctctccccgATGACCTGCTTCCTCTGGACAGCAAAACTCCCAAAATGCCGTTTCAGCTGAGGCACAGTGACCCAGAGAGTGACTTTTACAG AGGAAAAGGGGAGCCCGTGACCGAGCTGAGCTGGTCCTCCTGCCGGCAGCTCCTCTACCAGTCCATGGCCACCATCCTGGCTCACACAGGCTTCGAGTGTGCCAACGAGAGCGTCCTGGAGACCCTGACAGACATCGCCCACGAGTATTGCCTGAAGTTCACCAAGCTGCTGCGCTTTGCTGTGGATCGGGAAGCTCGACTAGGGCACACGCCCTTCCCGGACGTCATGGAGCAGGTCTTCCACGAAGTGGGCATTGGCAGCGTGCTCTCGCTGCAGAAGTTCTGGCAGCACCGCATCAAGGATTACCACAGCTACATGCTTCAG GTTAGCAAGCAGCTCTCTGAAGAGTATGAAAAGATTGTCAACcctgaaaaggcagcagaagacACAAAGCCAGTGAAGATTAAGGAGGAACCTGTTAGCGATATCACTTTCCCCATAAGTGAGGAGCTGGAAGGAGATCTGGCTTCTGGTGACCAGTCTCTGCCAGTTGGAGTCCTTGGAGCTCAAAGTGAGCGATTCTCTGCAAACTTGGAGGTAGAAGCTTCCCCGCAAACTTCAGGTAGAG gGGCTGAGGTGAATGCTTCCCCTCTCTGGAACTTATCACAGGTGAAAATGGAGCCACAGGAGAACGAAGAGGCCAATGTACATGGCCATGGGGTCCTAGGCAGTGATGTCTTTGAGGAACCTATGTCAGGCATGAGTGAAGCTGGGATGCCACAGAGCCCCAATGGCTCGGAGAGCAGCTATGGTTCTCATTCTGCTGACAGCCTGATGGGATCCTCGCCTGTCTTCAACCAGCGCtgcaagaaaaagatgaagaagatgTGA
- the SLC4A1AP gene encoding kanadaptin, translating into MAEPGETEATGFKRPSRPPSAEPGPGAGAGPGACPGPGAGPAAPAPRYEEPPWGCRPPAGAGYGLEVLKGGVVLGSVRLEGGSWFLAGRLPGCALALEHPSVSRHHAVLQYRGPGSSPEGSAAAGFYVYDLGSTHGTFLNKARVPPRTYCRVRVGHGLRFGGSSRLFLLQGPEEDQESESELTVTQLKALRKQQQAKLEKTMLGEDSDEEGDKEERRNESSQNTEMSCSWGMGEDAEEDDAEENPIAIDFQDVQDAFYMKDPRKALQGFFDREGEELEYEYDDRGHNSWLCRVKLPVDDASGKQLVAEVLHSGKKKEAMVQCALEACRLLDARGVLRQEAVSRKRKSKNWEDEDFYDSDDDTFLDRTGAVEKKRLNRMKKAGKIEEKPETYDSLVAKLKESENELLEITEKLKASGKAQSQPAAQDSLDEFMTEIKSGCTLDSVTRKKLHLRSFELRKEQQRLKGLIKLVKPTELPELKPPSGSHSLEADSKPKKIALPLFGAMKGGSKFKLKTGSLGKLPDKRPVIPENLLKMKDDGPEEEEEEEEEEMEEEQEVDAVNSRASDVEMKITTEEETGEEIYDPSGSTRNNEKLESLQDGVNILPEPKILRNKSQMGPSLEKSQASEALCKKPEETSEKAKKTNSSSKVQPPFFSSHYPDDDPDYCMWVPPAGQSGDGKTHLNEKYGY; encoded by the exons ATGGCGGAGCCCGGCGAGACGGAGGCGACCGGCTTCAAGCGGCCGAGCCGCCCGCCGTCAGCCGAACCGGGacccggagccggagccggtCCCGGGGCTtgtcccggtcccggtgccggtcccgcAGCGCCAGCCCCCCGCTACGAGGAGCCGCCGTGGGGCTGCCGCCCTCCAGCCGGCGCCGGCTACGGGCTGGAGGTGCTGAAGGGCGGCGTGGTGCTGGGCTCGGTGCGGCTGGAGGGCGGCAGCTGGTTCCTGGCGGGGCGGCTGCCCGGCTGCGCCCTGGCCCTGGAGCACCCGTCGGTGTCGCGGCACCACGCCGTGCTGCAGTACCGGGGGCCCGGCAGCTCCCCCGagggctccgccgccgccggtTTCTACGTCTACGACCTGGGCAGCACCCACGGCACCTTCCTCAACAAGGCGAGGGTGCCGCCGCGCACCTACTGCCGGGTGCGGGTGGGCCACGGGCTCCGCTTCGGCGGCAGCTCCCgcctcttcctgctgcag GGACCCGAGGAGGATCAGGAGTCCGAGTCGGAGCTGACCGTGACACAGCTGAAGGCACTGCGcaagcagcagcaagcaaaactggaaaagacGATGTTGGGAGAGGACTCTGACGAGGAAGGTGacaaagaggagagaagaaacgAGAGCAGTCAGAACACAGAAATGAGCTGCTCGTGGGGAATGG GAGAGGATGCTGAGGAGGATGACGCTGAAGAAAACCCTATAGCTATTGATTTTCAGGATGTACAAGATGCCTTCTATATGAAAGACCCTAGAAAGGCCCTACAGGGCTTTTTTGACAGAGAAG GAGAAGAGTTAGAATACGAATATGATGACCGTGGGCACAACAGCTGGCTATGCAGGGTCAa GTTGCCTGTGGATGATGCATCAGGGAAGCAGCTGGTGGCAGAGGTTCTCCattcaggaaagaagaaagaagcaatGGTACAGTGTGCACTGGAAGCTTGCAGATTATTGGATGCTAGGGGAGTGCTGAGGCAAGAAGCAG TATCTcgaaaaaggaaatcaaagaaTTGGGAAGATGAGGACTTCTATGATAGTGATGATGACACCTTCCTTGATCGAACTGGTGCTGTAGAAAAGAAGCGACTGAACAGAATGAAGAAAGCTggtaaaatagaagaaaaaccAGAAACTTATGACTCCCTG GTTGCAAAGCTAAAGGAATCTGAAAACGAGCTCCTTGAGAtaacagaaaagctgaaggCTTCAGGGAAAG CCCagtcccagccagcagctcaaGATTCCTTGGATGAATTCATGACCGAAATAAAGTCAGGGTGCACCTTAGACAGCGTGACTCGAAAGAAACTTCACTTGCGATCGTTTGAACTgaggaaagagcagcagagattGAAAGGGTTAATAAAGCTTGTCAAGCCTACAGAATTACCTGAGCTGAAGCCCCC GAGTGGGAGTCACAGTCTGGAAGCAGACAGCAAACCTAAAAAGATTGCCCTGCCTCTCTTCGGTGCAATGAAAGGAGGGAGTAAATTCAAGCTGAAAACTGGAAGCCTAGGG AAATTGCCTGATAAGCGTCCAGTTATCCCTGAAAacttgttaaaaatgaaagacGATGGaccagaggaagaggaggaggaagaagaggaagaaatggaggaggagcaggaagtAGATGCAGTAAACAGCAGAGCATCAGatgtggaaatgaaaataacaacagaggaagaaacaggagaagaaatttATGATCCCAGTGGTTCTACTCGCAATAATGAGAAGCTAGAATCCCTTCAGGATG gggTTAATATTCTGCCTGAGCCAAagatattaagaaataaatctcAGATGGGACCCTCGCTAGAGAAATCTCAAG catcTGAGGCATTGTGCAAGAAGCCTGAAGAGACATCTGAGAaagctaagaaaacaaatagctCAAGCAAG gtccaaccaccttttttttcttcacattacCCAGATGATGACCCAGACTACTGCATGTGGGTTCCTCCTGCAG GTCAGAGCGGTGATGGCAAGACTCACCTCAATGAAAAGTATGGCTACTAA